The Methanolacinia paynteri sequence CCTGGTTGAAGTACGCCCTTCGTCCCTTTCGGTTATATAATTCCAGGCGGCCGGAGCGGACCGCAGCCAGGCAATCATTTCCGTCGAAAATATTTCTGTATAATCTCTCCATCAGGATCTTAGCGGCGCTGACTGTGATGCTGTAGCTCATCGCGACGACGAGCTGTGTGCCGGCTTGTGCGAGGTAACCCCCGAGGCTCGTCTCGCTGTCTCCCACCTGTTTTCCGGACTGGCACGCGTTTAGCACGGCGATGGGAATCTGGTGGAGTTTCAGGAGATCGGCAAGTTGACTGGCCTCGACGAAATCGGCAATCTTTCCGTCTTCACTCTCAAAAGAAATGAAGGCTTTATAGTTCTGGACCACTCCGTGCGTGTCGAAGTGGATGATATGATAGTACCCCTGATCGTTGTTTTCTTTGCGTACATTATCGAGGTAGGTACTAAGAGCCTTATAGGTTCTCGGGCGCAGAAGATCGATCTTCACGCGGAACTGCGACTGATCGATGAGCTCTACCAACGGCCGGGAGATGGTTCGATAATCAACATCCCGTTGTTTGTATGGACGTGCCGTGACGACGAGGATATTGAGGGTCGGGGACGGCCGGATTGTATACCTGTGAGGAATTGGTTTAAAATTCTTCCGCACCATAGAGGTTTCCAGCGAAAATGGCTTGGGAAGATTGGGATCTTTCAGCGCCTCCCAGTGAATGGCATGAAACGACGGTGAACCGGCGATCTCGAATCGAACCGTCCCGACACCGTTTCCGATATTATCCTTGTAATGCAGGTAGGCGTTCCGATCAGAGAAGACCTGGTTGAACAGCCTTTCACCATAACGTATTATACTCTTCGCCGCCTGGTCAGCCTGTTCTTCGTCGGTATAGGGATGTTCGAGATGCTCTTCGAAGTACCATTCCAGCAGCTCTTCTTCTTTTTCGGAGAACGGATTATGAATTGTGATGGGATATTCAGTGGAATTATCGAATATTACCTTTGCATTCCGGCCATCATCTCCGCTAGATTCCTGAATTCTGATAGTTGACATTATTGCTCCCCTGTTATGATTGCTCGAAACGCATCTGGTGAATAACGGATCATATATTCTGAATCTTCTATAAACTTTGGGCACGCTATCGTCCAGATGGTATTCGGGCCGCTGGCAGATCTGATAGGCGTTAGCAGCCCATTTTCCAGGCCAGTCCTAAAAAAAGAATTTTCGATATCAACCTGATAATCGGTCGTTTGCTTTCTCTAACAATTCCTTTGCTCCACCAAGGGATATCCCCATAGTTTCAGAAACGTTCCGAGGTATGGCATCATTTTCTGTCTCTTTCCACAACAGGGAAAGATTCAGTAAAGTGACTGCCATTGAATTAAGATCCTTAAATTCTAAAAATACCTCCAGTGCTTTCTTGTAGTATTTTTCTGCCTGCTCCCACTGCTTTTGTTCCTGTGCCACTCTTCCCAATTCATGGTATGTCAATGCCTGTTCGTAGTGGTCGTCGAATTCTATTTTTATCTCCAATGCTCTCTTATAGTATTCTTCCGCCTGCCCCCACTTCCGCTGTTCCTGCGCCACTATACCCAGCTGGTGGTAGGTTGATGCCTGTCCATAGTGATCGTTGAATTCTAAATTAAGCGCTTCCTTGTAGTATTTTTCTGCCTGCTCCCACTGCTGCTGTTTATGTTCCAATCTTCCCAACTGGTGGTAGGTCTTTGCCTGTGCGAAGCGGTCGTTGAATTCTTTGAATATCCCCAACGCTGTCTTGTAATATTTTTCTGCTTGTTCCAATTTCTGCTGTTCCTGTGCTACAAAACCCAACTGGTGGTAGGTCTTTGCCTGAGTGTAATGGTCGTTGAATTCTTCGAATATCTCCAGCGCTTTCCTGTAATATTGTTCCGCCTGTTCCCACTTCTGCTGTTTTTGTGCCACCATCCCCAGTTGATGGTAGGTTGATGCTTGTTCGTAGCGGTCATTGAATTCTAGATCAACCTCTAGCGCTTTCCTGTAATATTTTTCCGCCTCCTTCCACTTCTGCTGTTCCTGCGCCACTATACCCAGTTGATGGTAGGTTGATGCTTGTTCGTAGCGGTTGTTGAATTCTATATCAATCTCCAGCGCTTTCCTGTAATATTGTTCCGCCTCCTTCCACTTTCGCTGTTCCTGTGCCACGTTCCCCAGCTGATGGTATGTTGATGCTTGTTCGTAGCGGTTGTTGAGTTCTATATCAATCTCCAGTGCTGTCTTGTAATATTTTTCTGCCTGCTCCCATTTCTGCTGTTCCTGTGCTACAAAACCAATATTGTGGTAGATCTTTGCCTGTTCGTAGCGGTCGTTGAATTCTATATCAATCTCCAGCGCTTTCCTGTAGTACTTTTCTGCCTGTTTCAACCGCCGCTGTTCCTGTGCCACTATGCCAAGTTGGTGGTAGGTTTTTGCTTGTTCGTGGCGGTCGTTGAACTCTAGATCAATCTCCAGTGCTGTCTTGTAATATTTTTCCGTCTCCTTCCATTTTCGCTGTTCCTGTGCCACTCTCCCTAATTGGTGGTAGATCTTTGCCTGTTCGTAGCGATCATTGAATTCTTCACAGATCTCCAGCGCTTTCTTGTAGCATTTTTCTGCCTGCTCCCATTTTCGCTGTTCCTGCGCCACTCTTCCTAGTTGGTGATAAATATTCGCGCTTAGACGTAACTTTTCATCCTCGCTGATATGTTGAATGTCTTTAAGCATTTTCAGTGCCAAATTACATGATTTCCGGGAATTTTCGATCTTTTTAAGGTCTAATTGACACCTTCCAATTTCATCACTAATCCCAATTATTTCAATCGCTATCTGTTCATTGAGATCTTCAAATGGGTACTTCCGCAGGACATTCAGGATATACTCTCCAAGAGCAAGCCTCTTGACATGCCTGTTCCTGGCATCCAGATATTCTGAAATCGGCCCATATATCCCCACTATCGATCCCCTCCTCTCCAGCGCCAGGTTCAGCGCCGAGAGGAGGTTTTCGTACTCAAGGTGGACAAGATCGAGGCCGGATTTCCGTTCATGGGCTTCTTTCGAATCGATCTTTCTAGAAAGATCAGAACCAGCTTCATAATAAGTCTCAACAAATGCCGTATTGATTGCATCCTGAATTTCAGGGGATTTTTTCTCTTTGAGACGGCTGCGTAGGAAGTAGGGCAGGATGGGCTGCAGTTTCCATAACCCTGGCAACTGGTCGTTCTGGCGGAGGAGACCCCAGTCGGCCGCCACGTCGATCACTTCCCGAATGTTTTCGAACGTGAGCTGCGTTGTCGCGGGCTGCTCACACAACCGTTTAATGTATATTTCAAGAATGTTTTTGTGAATAACCGAGGTGAAGGGCGCCAGGCAGAGAAGTACGTCCTGTTGATCTTCCGGGAGGTTACTAAAGGAGTATTCGACCGACTGGATGAGACTCTCCGTCCTCCCGGTCACTCCTTTCCTGTCGAGGGTTATGTCACCTTCTTTTAAGGCATCCAGTACTTCCGTCGGTTTCCGGCTCTTCAGGTTCGGCAGGATCACCTCCATTGCCATAGGATAACCGTCGAGCAGCTTCAGGATCGTATTGAAGTCTTCGTCTTCGAGGTAACCTTTATCGATCTTATTGCGCTCAAGAATCCGATCGACAAGACTGGATGCAGCTTCGCGGTCGAGGCCGGGCAGGTCGTAAACATCGTCCGGGTGAAGCGGTCCGCCGTCACCAATCAGCCAGTCCTCCCTCCCCCTTGTACCGATCATGATGCATGTTTTCCCACCGGCGAGTTTTGTGAGGAAGGCGCGAAGCGCCTCCTGCTCCCCCGGGGAAAGGGCGTTCTGTGTCGTCGTCACGTCACTGGTGACTGACTCGAAGTTGTCAAGGATCAGAAGGTGAGGTTCCAAGCGTAGGATATCGACGATCATCTGCTGCTGGGCGACGGGTTTCAACGGATCGAACTCTGCATAATAACGTGCATCGCCGAGCACCTTCCGGGCGATATCGTCCACGATTTGATCACATGTCCATGTCCCTTCATCATACCCAAAGTATGCAACATCATCGACGAAACGCGTCTTCTGCCACCAGGCCCCGAGGTGCTTCAGCAGTGTCGTCTTCCCGGCACCACCGAGCCCGCGAATCATCAAGATATTCCGCCTTTGATCGCCGTCCGCCCGAAGGAGGTGACCTTCGATCAATAGGGTTTTCAGCATCCACAATACCCGCCTTAGTCGATCGCTGTCCGTCCGGAAGAGGAGGTCTTCGATGGCAAGAATATCGATGTCCCTTCCGAAGAAACCGAATTCAGGGGTTGGAAACGGATATGCATTCGCTCTCTCTGAATCATACTCGGCACGTTCCTCCGGTGTGAACTCTCCCAACCGCAGGTCTACATCCTGGTTCTGGTAGACGACCGGAAGCAACCAGTCCTCCAGATTTATCTCCAGGTTGAAGTCTGCCTGTCTTCCCTTGTGGTTATATAACTCCAGGCGACCGGAGCGTACCGCGGTCAGACCGTCTTTTCCATCGAAGAGATCTTTGTATAATCTCTCCATTAGGATCTCGGCGGCGCTGACTGTGATGCTGTAGCTCATCGCGACGACGAGCTGCGTGCCGGTCTGTGCAAGGTAGCTCCCGAGGCTCGTCTCGCTGGCACCAACCTGTTTTCCTGACTGGCACGCGTTTAGCACGGCGATGGGAATCTGGTGGAGTTTCAGGAGATCGGCAAGTTCACTGGCCTCGACATAGTCGGCTTTCTCCCCGTCCATACTCTCGAAAAACATGAAGGCTTTAAACCCGTTGTACCTTTCAATATCGTTCCTTCCATACTGTTTTTGGAATAATTCCAAGGAAATTCTGTGCTCTTTTTGTATAAGTTGCCGGAGATTGTCATAGTCCAGAAGCGCTCCGTGCGTGTCGAAGTGGATGATATGATAGTACCCCTGCCTGTTGTTTTCATTGCGTATCTTCTTGAGGTGCGTACTGAGGGCCTTATAGGTCCTCGGGCGCAGAATATCGATCTTCACTGGGAGCTGTGACTTTTCTATGAGTTCTACCAGTGGGCGGGAAACCGTTCGATATCCGGCATCCCGGTGTTTATATGGACGCGCCGTGACGACGAGGATGTTGAGGGTCGGGGATGGCCTGATTGTGTAAGGTTCGAGAGGTGGTTCATCATTCTTTCGCACTTTCTCAACATTCTTCCGCACCATCGAGGATTCCAGCGAAAACGGCTTGGAATGTTTGGGATCTTTCAGCGCTTCCCAATGAATAGCATGAAAAGAGGGTGAGCCGACGATTTCGAATAGGATCGTCCCGATACCGTCTTTGGTAATATTCTTATAATAATTGTAGACATCCTCATTTTGCTCAGAAAAGATCTGATTGAATAGCCTTTCACCATAATGTTGTATACTATTTACGGCCTGATCAGCCTGTTCTTCGTCAGTAAAAGGGTACCTGAAATGCTCTTCGAAGTACCATTCCAGCCGTTTTTCTTCTTTCTTGGAGAAAGGATTATGAATAGAAACTGGATATTCAGTGGAATTATCGAATATTACTTTTGCATTCTGGTCATCGTCTCCGCTAAATTCTTGAATTCTAATAGTTGACATTATTGCTCCCCAGTTATGATTGCTCAAAATGGATCTGATGAATAATAGATCATATATTCTGGATCTTCTATAAGCTTTAGGCGTGAATCTTTACTATCAAAGGTTTCCGGATCAAAGTGTCGACAAGATTTTCTGTCTGAAGGAATGGGATAATACAGGATTATCATGGAATTCTTCTTTGAAGGAGGGCCAGTATTGCAATACTAACCATCTGTTAATAGACTATTTACGACGAGGAGGACAATATTTGAACACTCCCTTTTTCTCCGTCACGTGCACAAGGATTCTACTCGACACACCTTTATAAGATTATATTAAGTTATTTGAGAGAATGCCACCACTCCATTTAATATTACTGGCCAGGATAATCCGGTTTGCAGAAATATACCCCATTGAACAATTTTTGGTTTGTCTACAAACATAATATTTTGGTAAATATAAGGAATGATTGCAAGAGCAATAATCAATGAAATAACGATAACTCCAATAGAGATAGTAAAGCTCACGCTACCATCTTTCAAATAGTTTAATAACGTACTGCTTAAAAAAACACCAAAGAATGTAAAAATATACATGCTAATCTGTTCTATGAGAGTTAGTTTTTTAGAATTTTCAGGTTCGAAACGAGAATCTTTTTCAGGAATTTTAGGGGTGCTAACACCTCCACCACCGCGAGTTCCACCAAAAGTTTTAAGCCTTGAAGAATCAGCATCTCCCATAATCGGAATTTCCGGATTAAATTCTATCAGGCCGTTTTCTTTCATAAATTTCTCTTTTGCCAATTCACGACGATGATTTAGGTCAAAGTAACCTGCCATTAATTATCCTCCAATAAAATAGGAGTTAATCTGATTATGTAGCATATAATTTTCTATTTTATCGCGGTGTATGTAATGCAAGATGGAAGTTTTGCATAGCGATCTTCAAATAGCCCTCTGAAGCAGGTCTCATCTTTATCTCTATGAGCCTCATTCTGGAGGAACATGAAGTATCACTATCCTAGTGGGCGCCTGCTCGGTGCGATCTCTGAATCCCAGGCAGATGTGATCTGAGGCGCCCTGTAGGAGGATTCCCTGACAAATACTTCGATCTAATAGTGCTCTTCACCGGGCCGGACCCCTGCTGAGATTATCAAGAGTTCTAAGCAGTGAAAGTTGCAGGTTGGATCATCTGGTCTTCTGTAGGGGTCATAAAAACAAGAAAAAAGGCTGAAATCCCCTTTTACCAAAAGTTCTTTTGCAACGAATAGAGTGGCTTAAAAATTCTTCTGGTTTCTAAGGAATTTTTATGTTATAGTGAAAGATATTATTACAAAGAACGGGAGAAAAAAGTTATGCAAAAACAGCTGACAGCTATTATTGAAAAGGAAGACGACGGCTATGTTTCATTATGCCCTGAATATGACATTGCAAGCCAGGGCAGTACAGTAGAAGAAGCCCGTAAAAACCTTCATGAGGCTTTACAGCTCTTTTTTGAAACTGCATCCCCGCAGGAGATCCGGTCACGGTTCCATGGGGAGATTTATATCACACGGATGGATGTGGCTTTTGGCTAAACTTCGTGTACTATCTGGAAAGGAAGTCTGTAATATTCTCTCAAAACATGGTTTTTCAGAAGTCAGGCAGAAAGGGAGTCATATAATAATGCAGAAAAATATTCCGGGTTCGACAATTACAGTTCCTGTTCCAAACCATAATGAAATTCGTAGTGGTACACTGCAATCAATCATAAGACAGTCGGGAATTCAAAGGACTGAATTTGAATGATTTTTTGCCTGAGATGCATCATAGATTTTCCGGAGAGCAGATCTAAAATAATTTGAGTGTGTAGCTAGCTTCCTCACCGGGGGCGAGGAGGAATGAATTCTCTTTTTTTTGTGTACCGGCCGGGATTGCTCGCTCTCGCACTAACTCTTCGAGTAAGTGCTTCGCATGAAACAAGTTCATGCTTAATTCCGGAACCTTTCAGGCTTCCGGCGAGCTTCGCAACACCGGCCTTGTTTTTTCCGGCTGAGCTGGTTTGTATTACGCCCGCAGGGGCCTTGACTTGTCGTCTCGGCCCCTGCCGGCTGTGTGAATGGCCCGCCGCTTCGCGAAATTCTTCGAATATCGCTTGCGGCTGTTTGCTCTCAAAAATTAATAAGAATTGATATTTTTATCTTCGTCTTCGATAATACTTAGTTGAATAGGAATTGTGAGTTTTTCCCTTTCTTCATTTGAATTCCTGTGGTTTTCCTCGATATAAATTGCTAATGAAAGATACATTAAAGCAGAACGTGCTAATTTTAGAATTTTTAGGGTTTTATTCTTTAAATCACTGTTATTTATAGAATATGCTAAACGATCTTTCCCATATATGTTATATGGATTATCATTGTCTATCAAAAAGTAATCTGAGTGAATTTTTACATATTTATGCTCTAATGAGTGCCTTATATTTTTTAATTCCTCAGATTCTGGTTCTATTGAATCTATAAATTCTTCATCTTTAGAATGTAGATCTTTACTTAACCAAAACAAACCTCTTAATGGCAGATTATTTTTATTGTAGAATTCACCTCCTTTTTCAATGAGCATTTTTCCATTCTTTTTTGTCCGCCAAATGTTGTTGAAAGAAATATTCTCCTTTCCTCCATGTCCTAATTTAAAGTAATAATTTATAAAAAATGCAATTTTATCAAATATGGAATATGCCATTCTATATGCAATTTTAATTTTTTCAATGTTTAATCCATATTTTAGTGAATCTTCTGTATCAAATATCACATCAATGTCAGAAAAATGAACACTTTCTTGAATTGAACCTTCATAAAACAAGTATCTGGCTGATACATATTCTTGTTTCATTTGATTAAAAAATCCCTGATACTGGGGGCCTTTTTTTGATTTTGTTGTAATCGAAGGTGGCATCAAAACATCATTCGCAGCAATGGGGTAGATTCCAAGATCATTTAATGGATTAAGAAAAAGTCGGTTTTTTAGGGCCCATTTCCTGTATTCAATTTCTTCTCGTGATTTCCCAAGTTCAAAGGAAGTTAGATCAACTTCTCTATTCAATCTCTCTTCAGAGTAATAGTTTTCCAATTTTTC is a genomic window containing:
- a CDS encoding tetratricopeptide repeat protein, yielding MSTIRIQEFSGDDDQNAKVIFDNSTEYPVSIHNPFSKKEEKRLEWYFEEHFRYPFTDEEQADQAVNSIQHYGERLFNQIFSEQNEDVYNYYKNITKDGIGTILFEIVGSPSFHAIHWEALKDPKHSKPFSLESSMVRKNVEKVRKNDEPPLEPYTIRPSPTLNILVVTARPYKHRDAGYRTVSRPLVELIEKSQLPVKIDILRPRTYKALSTHLKKIRNENNRQGYYHIIHFDTHGALLDYDNLRQLIQKEHRISLELFQKQYGRNDIERYNGFKAFMFFESMDGEKADYVEASELADLLKLHQIPIAVLNACQSGKQVGASETSLGSYLAQTGTQLVVAMSYSITVSAAEILMERLYKDLFDGKDGLTAVRSGRLELYNHKGRQADFNLEINLEDWLLPVVYQNQDVDLRLGEFTPEERAEYDSERANAYPFPTPEFGFFGRDIDILAIEDLLFRTDSDRLRRVLWMLKTLLIEGHLLRADGDQRRNILMIRGLGGAGKTTLLKHLGAWWQKTRFVDDVAYFGYDEGTWTCDQIVDDIARKVLGDARYYAEFDPLKPVAQQQMIVDILRLEPHLLILDNFESVTSDVTTTQNALSPGEQEALRAFLTKLAGGKTCIMIGTRGREDWLIGDGGPLHPDDVYDLPGLDREAASSLVDRILERNKIDKGYLEDEDFNTILKLLDGYPMAMEVILPNLKSRKPTEVLDALKEGDITLDRKGVTGRTESLIQSVEYSFSNLPEDQQDVLLCLAPFTSVIHKNILEIYIKRLCEQPATTQLTFENIREVIDVAADWGLLRQNDQLPGLWKLQPILPYFLRSRLKEKKSPEIQDAINTAFVETYYEAGSDLSRKIDSKEAHERKSGLDLVHLEYENLLSALNLALERRGSIVGIYGPISEYLDARNRHVKRLALGEYILNVLRKYPFEDLNEQIAIEIIGISDEIGRCQLDLKKIENSRKSCNLALKMLKDIQHISEDEKLRLSANIYHQLGRVAQEQRKWEQAEKCYKKALEICEEFNDRYEQAKIYHQLGRVAQEQRKWKETEKYYKTALEIDLEFNDRHEQAKTYHQLGIVAQEQRRLKQAEKYYRKALEIDIEFNDRYEQAKIYHNIGFVAQEQQKWEQAEKYYKTALEIDIELNNRYEQASTYHQLGNVAQEQRKWKEAEQYYRKALEIDIEFNNRYEQASTYHQLGIVAQEQQKWKEAEKYYRKALEVDLEFNDRYEQASTYHQLGMVAQKQQKWEQAEQYYRKALEIFEEFNDHYTQAKTYHQLGFVAQEQQKLEQAEKYYKTALGIFKEFNDRFAQAKTYHQLGRLEHKQQQWEQAEKYYKEALNLEFNDHYGQASTYHQLGIVAQEQRKWGQAEEYYKRALEIKIEFDDHYEQALTYHELGRVAQEQKQWEQAEKYYKKALEVFLEFKDLNSMAVTLLNLSLLWKETENDAIPRNVSETMGISLGGAKELLEKANDRLSG
- a CDS encoding type II toxin-antitoxin system HicB family antitoxin; this translates as MQKQLTAIIEKEDDGYVSLCPEYDIASQGSTVEEARKNLHEALQLFFETASPQEIRSRFHGEIYITRMDVAFG
- a CDS encoding LA2681 family HEPN domain-containing protein produces the protein MDEKNLKEANRLYDEYLKIENLSAYNEEEALEIIAKLVDASHDLNKIDGLDHAEILSKELFDRDLNDKQKAELHYFISNIWSNKNIVSRTNYDEQWTWEQEEFKKIITNIRYSFKYGFLKETGRASTFRKCQILTNYGNALSTIGRTIEAVECFDRALEIDSDFLMAKGNKGLTLNYYLTSLYDNDHKAVFLTFVYSLLKESLNGEIDPEAKAFFKSSIEKLENYYSEERLNREVDLTSFELGKSREEIEYRKWALKNRLFLNPLNDLGIYPIAANDVLMPPSITTKSKKGPQYQGFFNQMKQEYVSARYLFYEGSIQESVHFSDIDVIFDTEDSLKYGLNIEKIKIAYRMAYSIFDKIAFFINYYFKLGHGGKENISFNNIWRTKKNGKMLIEKGGEFYNKNNLPLRGLFWLSKDLHSKDEEFIDSIEPESEELKNIRHSLEHKYVKIHSDYFLIDNDNPYNIYGKDRLAYSINNSDLKNKTLKILKLARSALMYLSLAIYIEENHRNSNEEREKLTIPIQLSIIEDEDKNINSY
- a CDS encoding type II toxin-antitoxin system HicA family toxin, which gives rise to MWLLAKLRVLSGKEVCNILSKHGFSEVRQKGSHIIMQKNIPGSTITVPVPNHNEIRSGTLQSIIRQSGIQRTEFE